The following proteins are co-located in the Malus sylvestris chromosome 13, drMalSylv7.2, whole genome shotgun sequence genome:
- the LOC126594787 gene encoding probable small nuclear ribonucleoprotein F, with the protein MATIPVNPKPFLNNLTGKTVIVKLKWGMEYKGFLVSTDAYMNLQLANTEEYIDGQSTGNLGEILIRCNNVLYLHGVPEDEEIEDAERE; encoded by the exons atggCT ACAATACCAGTTAACCCAAAGCCGTTCTTGAATAATCTGACTGGAAAGACTGTCATTGTGAAACTTAAATGGGGAATGGAGTACAAAG GTTTTCTTGTCTCGACAGATGCCTATATGAACTTGCAG TTGGCAAACACTGAAGAATATATTGATGGGCAATCCACTGGAAATCTTGGAGAGATTTTGATAAG ATGCAATAATGTTCTTTATCTTCATGGGGTGCCAGaggatgaagaaattgaagatGCTGAACGGGAATGA